One Sphingomonas endolithica DNA segment encodes these proteins:
- a CDS encoding methyl-accepting chemotaxis protein, with protein MPQSEPGMLGGWSGGARSAAARVADYDWDGSIADAAAEIARLTAGSEATISGSFWDYYLSLPVTAHLVPLFDTALRAKRVAKSALYTRVKYAEPFGDAWMMMAMGHASQAYEADIPLAALLSSLSFAHSETLKIVAEKLGDDAARIRKLADVIQRLAQVEADVMSTHLGKRDAQRAQQARAKRTDRFRAEIGESIDGTASLGLRIRDQAHGASTSTRGMFGKTSQVASAAEQSAVAMREAAQIASGLIRAIEDARHEVEAATEIAGRASTQAGEAVGMSETLSEHAKSIESILGLIRTIAGQTNLLALNATIEAARAGDAGRGFAVVAQEVKSLANQTARATDDIAAKIAAIQSATRSTVATNASIKETAAEAQHSADRMRRAMEVQARTVTAITAAVDETALAADSMSTTIAMIREDTEGVASEIDLLERDFGAVNDRLGSLKEAADRFSEHEAA; from the coding sequence ATGCCACAAAGCGAGCCAGGCATGCTCGGCGGCTGGAGCGGCGGGGCACGGTCGGCAGCGGCGCGCGTCGCCGATTACGATTGGGACGGCAGCATCGCCGATGCCGCGGCGGAGATCGCCCGGCTGACCGCGGGATCGGAAGCTACGATCTCGGGCAGCTTCTGGGACTATTATCTGTCGCTACCCGTCACCGCACACCTCGTGCCCCTGTTCGATACCGCGCTGCGCGCCAAGCGCGTCGCCAAGAGCGCGCTGTATACCCGCGTCAAATATGCCGAACCGTTCGGCGATGCGTGGATGATGATGGCCATGGGTCATGCGAGCCAAGCCTATGAGGCCGACATACCGCTCGCTGCCCTGCTCTCCTCGCTCAGTTTCGCGCATAGCGAGACATTGAAGATCGTGGCGGAGAAGCTCGGCGACGATGCCGCGCGTATCCGGAAACTGGCCGACGTCATCCAGCGCCTGGCCCAGGTCGAAGCCGACGTGATGAGCACGCATCTGGGCAAGCGCGATGCACAGCGCGCGCAACAAGCGCGGGCCAAGCGCACCGACCGCTTCCGCGCCGAGATCGGTGAATCGATCGACGGCACGGCAAGCCTCGGCCTGCGCATCCGCGACCAGGCGCATGGTGCATCCACCTCGACCCGCGGCATGTTCGGCAAGACCTCGCAAGTGGCGTCCGCCGCCGAGCAATCGGCCGTCGCCATGCGGGAGGCGGCGCAGATCGCCTCCGGGCTGATCCGGGCGATCGAAGACGCGCGCCATGAGGTGGAAGCCGCGACCGAGATCGCCGGCCGCGCCTCGACCCAGGCCGGCGAAGCGGTCGGCATGTCGGAGACGCTGAGCGAGCATGCCAAGTCGATCGAATCGATCCTCGGCCTGATCCGCACCATCGCCGGCCAGACCAATCTGCTCGCGCTGAACGCGACGATCGAGGCGGCGCGTGCCGGTGATGCCGGACGCGGCTTTGCCGTCGTCGCGCAGGAAGTGAAGAGCCTGGCCAACCAGACCGCGCGCGCCACCGACGATATCGCCGCCAAGATCGCGGCGATCCAATCCGCCACCCGCTCGACCGTCGCCACCAACGCCTCGATCAAGGAAACCGCGGCGGAGGCGCAGCATTCCGCCGATCGCATGCGCCGCGCGATGGAAGTGCAGGCACGCACCGTCACCGCCATCACCGCCGCCGTGGACGAAACCGCGTTGGCTGCCGATTCGATGTCCACCACCATCGCCATGATCCGCGAGGATACCGAAGGCGTGGCGAGCGAGATCGACCTGCTGGAACGCGATTTCGGCGCCGTGAACGATCGCCTCGGCAGCCTGAAGGAAGCGGCGGATCGCTTTTCGGAGCATGAAGCCGCTTGA
- a CDS encoding glycerophosphodiester phosphodiesterase, whose translation MTIVINKVAVLAAVLLAAGSVQAQETDMPKPPIAKQKSLSPVIVIAHRGASGLRPEHTIASYTLAIEQGADFIEPDLVLTKDDVFVARHENDITDTTDVAKHAEFAARRATKIIDGEKHVGWFTEDFTLAELKTLRAKERLPLLRPNNVQYDGQFEVPTLAEVIALAKQHKVGIYPETKHPSYFAGIGHPMEARLVAQLKAAGWDSADAPVFIQSFEVDNLKRLKGMTQVRLIQLMDAKGAPADGAAPSYAAMTTPEGLKAVAAYAYGIGPNIAMASDGTLIAAAHVAGLRVHPWTFRAENFFLPKSAWIGINPRGHGRVSAEITRYVEMGVDGFFTDFPAIGVEARAAANKD comes from the coding sequence ATGACAATCGTTATCAACAAAGTGGCTGTGCTGGCCGCGGTGCTCTTGGCAGCGGGCAGTGTACAGGCGCAGGAGACGGATATGCCCAAGCCGCCGATCGCAAAGCAGAAGAGCCTGTCCCCGGTGATCGTCATCGCGCATCGCGGCGCTAGCGGGCTCCGGCCGGAACATACCATCGCGTCCTACACGCTCGCGATCGAGCAGGGCGCGGACTTCATCGAGCCGGACCTGGTGCTGACCAAGGACGACGTTTTCGTCGCGCGGCACGAGAACGACATCACCGATACGACCGATGTCGCCAAGCATGCCGAGTTCGCCGCGCGCAGGGCGACCAAGATCATCGATGGCGAGAAGCATGTCGGCTGGTTCACCGAGGATTTCACGCTGGCCGAGCTGAAGACGCTGCGCGCCAAGGAGCGGCTGCCGCTGCTGCGCCCGAACAACGTGCAATATGACGGGCAGTTCGAGGTGCCGACATTGGCAGAGGTGATCGCGTTGGCCAAGCAGCACAAGGTCGGCATCTATCCGGAAACCAAGCATCCGAGCTATTTCGCCGGGATCGGCCATCCGATGGAGGCGCGGCTGGTGGCACAGTTGAAGGCGGCCGGGTGGGACAGTGCCGACGCGCCGGTGTTCATCCAGTCGTTTGAGGTGGACAATCTCAAGCGGCTGAAGGGCATGACGCAGGTGCGGCTGATCCAGTTGATGGATGCCAAGGGCGCGCCGGCCGATGGCGCGGCGCCAAGCTATGCCGCGATGACCACGCCCGAGGGGCTGAAGGCGGTCGCGGCTTATGCCTACGGGATCGGCCCGAACATCGCCATGGCATCGGACGGCACGTTGATCGCCGCGGCGCACGTGGCGGGCCTGCGCGTCCATCCCTGGACGTTCCGCGCCGAGAACTTCTTCCTGCCCAAGTCCGCCTGGATTGGGATCAACCCGCGCGGGCATGGCCGTGTTTCCGCCGAAATCACGCGCTATGTCGAGATGGGCGTGGATGGCTTCTTCACCGATTTTCCGGCAATCGGTGTCGAGGCGCGTGCCGCCGCGAACAAGGATTGA
- a CDS encoding 50S ribosomal protein L11 methyltransferase translates to MSANPPIESWKVTLPCTRAEAEAIDAADDLAIDAVIMTTETVEDDVETWRLDAYSEQEPDAAMIAALQALVPSAGDSQPQIEPLVSEDWVAMSQAGLEPIAEGRFVVHTSAHPVEAPAGGRTFLIDAGNAFGTGHHATTSGCLKMLDGLADHRFANVIDIGTGTGLLAFAAAHLWPAAAIMATDIDPAAVQVTRENAVANSVAGIDLIVADGALADAITARAPYDLVIANILAGPLVSMAPEIAAVADARATIILAGLLDTQRDQVVAAFEACGCTLEVTDRRGDWTILKLTAGATRYVPDRPFDPKGRDGWALDI, encoded by the coding sequence ATGTCCGCTAACCCGCCGATCGAATCCTGGAAAGTCACCCTGCCCTGCACGCGCGCGGAAGCCGAAGCAATCGACGCCGCCGACGATCTCGCGATCGACGCGGTGATCATGACCACCGAGACGGTCGAGGACGATGTCGAGACCTGGCGCCTCGATGCCTATAGCGAGCAAGAACCCGATGCCGCGATGATCGCCGCGCTCCAGGCCCTGGTGCCGAGCGCCGGCGACTCCCAGCCGCAGATCGAACCGCTGGTCTCCGAGGATTGGGTGGCGATGAGCCAGGCAGGGCTCGAACCGATCGCCGAGGGCCGCTTCGTCGTCCACACCAGTGCGCACCCGGTCGAGGCCCCCGCGGGCGGCCGCACCTTCCTGATCGACGCCGGCAACGCCTTCGGCACCGGTCATCACGCGACCACCAGTGGCTGCCTGAAGATGCTCGACGGCCTCGCCGACCACCGCTTCGCGAACGTCATCGATATCGGCACCGGCACCGGCCTGCTCGCCTTTGCCGCTGCACACCTCTGGCCGGCGGCGGCGATCATGGCGACCGACATCGACCCGGCGGCAGTGCAAGTCACGCGCGAGAATGCGGTCGCGAACAGCGTCGCCGGCATCGACCTGATCGTCGCCGACGGCGCACTCGCCGACGCGATCACCGCCCGCGCGCCCTATGACCTCGTCATCGCCAACATCCTCGCCGGCCCGCTCGTCTCGATGGCGCCCGAGATCGCGGCCGTTGCGGATGCCCGCGCGACGATCATCCTCGCCGGTCTGCTCGACACGCAACGCGACCAAGTCGTGGCCGCGTTCGAAGCCTGCGGCTGCACGCTGGAAGTAACCGACCGCCGCGGCGACTGGACCATCCTGAAGCTGACCGCGGGCGCGACGCGCTACGTGCCCGACCGCCCCTTCGATCCCAAGGGCCGCGACGGCTGGGCGCTGGATATCTGA
- a CDS encoding methyl-accepting chemotaxis protein, producing MQARLRAFDFDGTLEERGRTVWAILEPHGEALAGAFWEQWRRASPGARDWQPHEEAKMLQLGATYLRNRFCDVSGRAWVESMERSVASGYAAGASPMALLSMTCASDRAAMAVLLREVPADDPRLPDFIDTVLRLSGLESDITVEIYSAFRQHAARRERDQLASEFRDGIATMVEDATDESAVLRKQSLHTSSAARGMLGKTSEVAAAAEQSAVAMREAAHTAAGLIRAIEDARIEVDAAREIATRASGQAGVAVGMSEALSDHAKSIESILGLIRDIAGQTNLLALNATIEAARAGDAGRGFAVVAQEVKSLANQTARATDDIAAKIAAIQSATRSTVDTNAGIKATVAEVQESANRIRFAMEAQAQTVTAITAAVDETALAADSMSNTIAAIREDTESVASEIDTVGRGFDSLEGRLGTLKNSAGEFVAKVAA from the coding sequence ATGCAGGCGCGGCTGCGCGCCTTCGATTTCGACGGCACGCTGGAGGAGCGCGGCCGGACCGTCTGGGCGATCCTGGAGCCCCACGGCGAGGCCCTGGCCGGCGCCTTCTGGGAGCAATGGCGCCGCGCCAGCCCCGGCGCACGCGACTGGCAGCCGCATGAGGAAGCCAAGATGCTGCAACTCGGCGCCACCTATCTGCGCAATCGCTTCTGCGACGTCAGCGGTCGCGCCTGGGTCGAATCGATGGAGCGCTCGGTCGCCTCGGGCTATGCCGCCGGCGCCTCGCCGATGGCCCTGCTGTCGATGACGTGCGCCAGCGACCGCGCCGCGATGGCCGTCCTGCTACGCGAAGTCCCGGCCGACGATCCGCGCCTGCCCGACTTCATCGATACCGTGTTGCGGCTCAGCGGCCTGGAAAGCGACATCACGGTCGAGATCTACAGTGCCTTCCGCCAGCATGCCGCACGGCGCGAACGCGACCAATTGGCCAGCGAGTTCCGCGATGGCATCGCCACGATGGTGGAAGATGCCACCGACGAGAGCGCGGTGCTGCGCAAGCAATCGCTGCACACCTCCAGCGCCGCGCGCGGCATGCTGGGCAAGACATCCGAAGTCGCCGCCGCCGCCGAGCAATCCGCCGTCGCCATGCGCGAGGCGGCGCACACCGCCGCCGGGCTGATCCGCGCGATCGAGGATGCGCGGATCGAAGTGGATGCCGCGCGCGAGATCGCCACCCGCGCCTCCGGCCAGGCCGGCGTCGCGGTCGGGATGTCCGAGGCGCTGAGCGATCACGCCAAGTCGATCGAATCGATCCTGGGGCTGATCCGCGACATTGCCGGCCAGACCAACCTACTCGCGCTCAACGCCACGATCGAGGCGGCGCGTGCCGGCGACGCCGGACGCGGCTTTGCAGTGGTGGCGCAGGAAGTGAAATCGCTAGCCAACCAGACCGCGCGCGCCACCGACGACATCGCCGCCAAGATCGCTGCGATCCAGTCCGCCACCCGCTCGACCGTCGATACCAATGCCGGGATCAAGGCGACCGTCGCCGAAGTGCAGGAAAGCGCCAACCGCATCCGCTTCGCCATGGAGGCGCAGGCGCAGACGGTGACCGCGATCACCGCGGCCGTGGACGAAACGGCGCTCGCCGCCGATTCGATGTCGAATACGATCGCGGCGATTCGCGAGGACACCGAAAGCGTGGCATCGGAGATCGACACGGTCGGCCGCGGCTTCGATTCGCTCGAAGGCCGGCTGGGAACACTCAAGAACAGCGCGGGCGAATTCGTCGCCAAAGTTGCTGCATGA
- a CDS encoding SDR family NAD(P)-dependent oxidoreductase, which translates to MTNILLTGSSRGIGAAIAKALDLPDVALVGHGTTSGIPADFSDPAAPQALWQSALDRLDGRIDVLINNAGVFDANPLDRPHDEWVAEWERTMRINLTASAELCRLAVAHWQQRHAPGRIVNIASRAAYRGDSPAHWHYAASKAGMVAMTKSIARGYAAEGILAFAICPGFTMTGMGEDYLASRGGDKLLADIPLGRVAQPEEVATAAKFLALEAPPSMTGGVIDVNGASYVR; encoded by the coding sequence ATGACCAACATCCTCCTCACCGGCAGCAGCCGGGGCATCGGCGCGGCGATCGCAAAGGCGCTCGATTTGCCTGACGTCGCGCTCGTCGGCCACGGCACGACCAGCGGCATTCCCGCCGACTTCAGCGATCCCGCAGCACCGCAGGCGCTATGGCAGTCGGCGCTGGATCGGCTCGATGGCCGGATCGACGTGCTGATCAACAATGCCGGCGTGTTCGACGCCAACCCGCTCGATCGTCCGCACGACGAATGGGTCGCCGAATGGGAGCGCACGATGCGCATCAATCTTACCGCCTCGGCCGAATTGTGCCGCCTGGCGGTGGCGCATTGGCAGCAGCGCCACGCCCCCGGCCGCATCGTCAACATCGCCAGCCGCGCCGCCTATCGCGGTGATTCGCCCGCGCACTGGCATTATGCCGCGTCCAAGGCCGGCATGGTGGCGATGACCAAGAGCATCGCCCGCGGCTATGCCGCCGAGGGCATCCTGGCCTTTGCGATCTGCCCGGGCTTCACCATGACCGGCATGGGCGAGGATTACCTCGCCAGCCGCGGCGGCGACAAGTTGCTCGCCGACATCCCCCTGGGCCGGGTCGCCCAGCCCGAGGAGGTAGCAACCGCCGCGAAATTCCTCGCGCTGGAGGCGCCACCCTCGATGACCGGCGGCGTGATCGACGTGAACGGGGCAAGCTATGTCCGCTAA
- the phhA gene encoding phenylalanine 4-monooxygenase, translated as MAHDTHVLATAPSADWSIPQDWSHYTPEEHATWDTLFARQAKLLPGRASNAYLRGLDVLKLSKPGIPDFEELSERLMKLTGWQVIAVPGLVPDDVFFDHMANRRFVAGNFIRRPDQLDYLQEPDVFHDVFGHVPMLADPVFADYLEAYGKGGQRALGLDALKYLGRLYWYTVEFGLIAEPEGLRIYGSGIVSSFAESRFALDDPSPNRIAFDLARVMRTEYRIDDFQQNYFVIPSFDELLRLTVETDFAPLYAELKALPDIAVAEVLPEDALMTRGTQEYALSKG; from the coding sequence ATGGCTCACGATACGCACGTTCTCGCAACCGCCCCCAGCGCCGACTGGTCGATCCCGCAGGATTGGTCGCACTATACGCCCGAGGAGCATGCGACCTGGGACACGTTGTTCGCGCGGCAGGCGAAACTGCTGCCGGGGCGCGCTTCCAACGCCTATCTGCGCGGGCTAGACGTGCTCAAGCTCAGCAAGCCCGGCATTCCCGATTTCGAGGAATTGTCCGAACGGCTGATGAAGCTGACCGGGTGGCAGGTGATCGCGGTGCCGGGGCTGGTGCCGGACGACGTGTTCTTCGATCACATGGCCAATCGCCGCTTCGTCGCGGGCAATTTCATCCGGCGGCCCGACCAGCTCGATTACCTGCAGGAGCCGGACGTGTTCCACGACGTTTTCGGCCATGTGCCGATGCTCGCCGATCCGGTGTTCGCCGATTATCTCGAGGCATATGGCAAGGGCGGGCAGCGCGCATTGGGGCTTGATGCGCTGAAATATCTCGGCCGGTTATATTGGTATACGGTGGAATTCGGGCTGATCGCGGAGCCCGAGGGCCTGCGCATCTACGGCTCGGGGATTGTCTCCAGCTTTGCGGAGTCGCGTTTTGCGCTGGACGATCCGAGCCCCAACCGCATCGCCTTCGATCTGGCGCGGGTGATGCGCACGGAATATCGGATTGACGATTTTCAGCAGAATTACTTCGTCATCCCGAGCTTCGACGAACTGCTGCGCCTGACGGTGGAGACGGACTTCGCGCCGCTCTACGCCGAACTGAAGGCGCTGCCGGATATCGCGGTGGCGGAGGTGCTGCCGGAGGACGCGCTGATGACGCGCGGGACGCAGGAATATGCGCTGTCGAAGGGGTGA
- the sdhD gene encoding succinate dehydrogenase, hydrophobic membrane anchor protein gives MGTGTKIGIVRGLGSAKQGTGHWWHQRLTAGGNLFLMLWFMLAVAHVPSYDYAALRLWLSSAWVAIPLILLIFSVFYHFRLGLQVVIEDYQHGQSRVMLMILLNFFTFAAAGVAIFSILKVAFIGVPK, from the coding sequence ATGGGTACGGGCACCAAGATCGGCATCGTCCGCGGCCTGGGCAGTGCCAAGCAGGGCACCGGGCATTGGTGGCACCAGCGGCTGACCGCGGGTGGCAACCTGTTCCTGATGCTGTGGTTCATGCTCGCGGTCGCGCACGTCCCGTCATATGATTATGCGGCGTTGCGCCTGTGGCTGTCGTCGGCATGGGTGGCAATCCCGCTGATCCTGCTTATCTTCAGCGTGTTCTACCACTTCCGGCTCGGGCTGCAGGTGGTGATCGAGGATTACCAGCATGGCCAGAGCCGCGTGATGCTGATGATCCTGCTCAACTTCTTCACCTTTGCGGCCGCCGGGGTCGCCATCTTCTCGATCCTCAAGGTCGCGTTCATCGGGGTCCCTAAATAA
- a CDS encoding FAD binding domain-containing protein, translating into MKTFDYAKADSPEAAVHAVTLGTKFIAGGTNLLDLMKLQIETPDKLVDISRLDLAQIEQREDGGLTIGALVPNSDLAADPRVVEKYAVLSRALLAGASGQLRNKASTGGNLLQRTRCYYFYDTAMPCNKREPGTGCSAIGGFNRILAVLGTSEHCIATHPSDMAVAMRALDATIVTLKVDGDRRRISIHEFYRLPGDTPQIETVLEPGELITHIELPAPPKGNQIYRKVRDRASYAFALVSVAGILSVETGKIAHASLAFGGLGPMPWRDPAVEAALIGQAPSEAVFEAAATALLADAQGYGSNDFKIPLARRVLIACLRDLTGTRA; encoded by the coding sequence ATGAAGACGTTCGATTACGCCAAGGCCGATAGCCCTGAGGCCGCCGTCCACGCCGTCACCCTGGGCACCAAGTTCATCGCCGGCGGCACCAACCTGCTCGACCTCATGAAGCTGCAGATCGAGACGCCCGACAAGCTCGTCGACATCTCCCGCCTCGATCTCGCCCAGATCGAACAGCGTGAGGATGGCGGCCTGACGATCGGCGCGCTGGTCCCCAACAGCGATCTCGCCGCCGATCCCCGCGTGGTCGAGAAATATGCCGTGCTCAGCCGCGCTTTGCTCGCCGGCGCGTCCGGCCAGTTGCGCAACAAGGCCTCGACCGGTGGCAACTTACTCCAGCGAACGCGCTGCTATTATTTCTACGACACCGCCATGCCGTGCAACAAGCGTGAGCCCGGCACCGGCTGCTCGGCGATCGGCGGCTTCAACCGCATCCTCGCCGTGCTCGGCACCAGCGAGCATTGCATCGCCACCCACCCCAGCGACATGGCCGTCGCGATGCGCGCGCTCGACGCCACGATCGTCACGCTCAAGGTCGATGGCGACCGCCGCCGCATCTCGATCCACGAATTCTACCGCCTGCCCGGCGATACGCCGCAGATCGAGACCGTGCTCGAACCCGGCGAACTGATCACGCATATCGAGCTGCCCGCCCCGCCCAAGGGCAACCAGATCTACCGCAAGGTCCGCGACCGCGCCTCCTATGCCTTCGCGCTCGTCTCGGTTGCCGGCATACTCTCGGTCGAGACCGGCAAGATCGCACATGCCTCGCTCGCCTTCGGCGGCCTTGGCCCGATGCCGTGGCGCGATCCGGCAGTCGAAGCCGCATTGATCGGCCAGGCGCCGTCGGAGGCCGTGTTCGAGGCCGCCGCCACCGCTTTGCTCGCCGATGCGCAAGGCTATGGCAGCAACGACTTCAAGATCCCCCTCGCCCGCCGCGTGCTCATCGCCTGCCTGCGCGACCTAACCGGCACGCGCGCATGA
- a CDS encoding 2Fe-2S iron-sulfur cluster-binding protein: protein MHFTINGQSHEVEPDIRTSVLDLLREHVGLTGSKKGCDHGQCGACTVLINGRRVNSCLTLAVMHQDDDITTIEGLGTADNLSPMQAAFVKHDGYQCGYCTPGQICSAMGMLDEVKKGWGSHVSADLTNPELTDEEISERMSGNICRCSAYPNIVDAIREVAGADA from the coding sequence ATGCACTTCACGATCAACGGCCAGTCCCATGAGGTCGAGCCGGACATCCGCACGTCGGTGCTCGATCTCTTGCGCGAACATGTCGGGTTGACCGGCAGCAAGAAGGGCTGCGATCACGGGCAGTGCGGTGCGTGCACCGTGTTGATCAACGGCCGCCGGGTCAATTCCTGTCTCACGCTGGCGGTGATGCATCAGGATGATGACATTACGACGATCGAGGGCCTGGGCACGGCGGACAATTTGAGTCCGATGCAGGCCGCGTTCGTCAAGCATGACGGCTATCAGTGCGGCTATTGCACGCCGGGGCAGATCTGCTCGGCGATGGGTATGCTCGACGAGGTCAAGAAGGGCTGGGGCAGCCATGTCAGCGCCGACCTCACCAACCCCGAGCTGACCGACGAAGAAATTTCCGAGCGCATGAGCGGCAACATCTGCCGCTGCTCGGCCTATCCCAACATTGTCGATGCTATTCGTGAAGTCGCAGGAGCCGACGCATGA
- a CDS encoding esterase/lipase family protein, translating to MRDRRAPSKLLWAAELPRAALTVMSLIRARASLADLPRGDGRPILLLPGLFNADRSNFVLRRYLNDLGYRAEGWGLGRNTGVRVVGPEAERLFDRIRALHAETGQPVTLIGISLGGIMARLAAQRLPGMIREVITVSSPFAGSPRATNVWRAFEWFTGERIDSDAVRRRSAEAAAPLPVRSTAIWSRSDGLVNGRICRSDGDPLARDIEIRSGHLGVQLHPQTLRAIAGILGQQ from the coding sequence GTGCGCGATCGGCGCGCGCCCTCCAAGCTGCTCTGGGCGGCCGAGCTGCCGCGCGCGGCGCTGACCGTGATGTCGCTGATTCGCGCCCGCGCTTCGCTGGCGGATCTGCCGCGCGGCGATGGCCGCCCGATCCTGCTGCTGCCCGGCCTGTTCAATGCCGATCGCTCGAACTTCGTGCTGCGCCGTTACCTGAACGATCTCGGCTATCGCGCGGAAGGCTGGGGGCTCGGCCGCAACACCGGCGTGCGCGTGGTCGGGCCGGAAGCGGAGCGGCTGTTCGACCGGATCCGCGCGCTCCATGCCGAAACGGGGCAGCCCGTCACGTTGATCGGCATCAGCCTCGGCGGCATCATGGCGCGCCTCGCCGCACAGCGCCTGCCCGGCATGATCCGTGAGGTGATCACCGTCAGCTCGCCCTTTGCCGGATCGCCCCGCGCGACCAACGTCTGGCGCGCGTTCGAATGGTTCACCGGCGAACGGATCGACAGCGACGCGGTCCGCCGGCGCAGCGCCGAAGCCGCCGCTCCGCTGCCGGTGCGCTCGACCGCGATCTGGAGCCGCAGCGACGGCCTGGTCAACGGCCGCATCTGCCGCAGCGACGGCGACCCCCTCGCCCGCGACATCGAGATCAGGTCGGGCCATCTCGGCGTCCAACTCCACCCGCAAACCCTGCGCGCAATCGCCGGGATATTGGGACAGCAGTAG
- the sdhC gene encoding succinate dehydrogenase, cytochrome b556 subunit, with translation MVVSIVHRATGSGMATVGTALLVWWLAALAAGKEAHDYFWSWFTGSWAPLGYLFGIGLTLSLFQHMASGVRHFFMDVGANYELKGNRMSAWATFAFSLTATILYWAYLTMGKN, from the coding sequence ATGGTCGTGTCGATCGTGCACCGCGCGACCGGCAGCGGGATGGCGACGGTCGGCACTGCGTTGCTGGTCTGGTGGCTGGCAGCGCTTGCCGCGGGCAAGGAAGCGCATGATTATTTCTGGTCGTGGTTCACCGGCAGCTGGGCGCCGCTCGGCTATCTGTTCGGCATCGGGCTGACGCTGTCGCTGTTCCAGCACATGGCGAGCGGCGTGCGCCACTTCTTCATGGATGTCGGCGCGAATTACGAGCTGAAGGGCAACCGGATGAGCGCCTGGGCGACCTTTGCCTTCTCGCTGACCGCGACGATCCTGTACTGGGCGTATCTGACGATGGGGAAGAACTGA